A single genomic interval of Amycolatopsis albispora harbors:
- a CDS encoding TetR/AcrR family transcriptional regulator: protein MPKKVDQDERRRRIARALVRLATERGLEAVSLRQVATEAGLSMGAVQHYFRTKDEMLLYALQYQSAERDRRITERVRAIAEHPSPKDIVRTCLAELLPVDEITRAEQLIEIAFFIRAVTEPEMRQVITEGTPKLIEFFAGLLRTAQEAGDVAADRDPVQEAHLLWSIADSLRTTVILEERPADEVMATIDYHLDRLFRP, encoded by the coding sequence TTGCCGAAGAAGGTCGACCAGGACGAACGCCGCCGTCGCATCGCCAGGGCGCTGGTGCGGCTGGCGACCGAGCGCGGGCTGGAGGCGGTGAGCCTGCGGCAGGTGGCCACCGAGGCCGGGTTGTCGATGGGCGCGGTGCAGCACTACTTCCGCACCAAGGACGAGATGTTGCTGTACGCGCTGCAGTACCAAAGCGCCGAGCGGGACCGGCGGATCACCGAGCGGGTGCGGGCCATCGCCGAGCACCCGTCCCCCAAGGACATCGTGCGCACCTGCCTGGCCGAGCTGCTGCCGGTCGACGAGATCACCCGCGCCGAGCAGCTGATCGAGATCGCGTTCTTCATCCGCGCGGTGACCGAGCCGGAGATGCGCCAGGTGATCACCGAAGGCACGCCGAAGCTGATCGAGTTCTTCGCCGGACTGCTGCGGACCGCGCAGGAAGCCGGGGACGTGGCCGCCGACCGCGATCCGGTGCAGGAGGCGCACCTGCTGTGGAGCATCGCCGATTCCTTGCGCACCACGGTCATTCTCGAGGAACGTCCGGCCGACGAGGTGATGGCCACCATCGACTACCACCTGGACCGCCTGTTCCGCCCCTAG
- a CDS encoding ferritin-like domain-containing protein translates to MRARPTPLSRRRFLTAGALLGTTAVVLPLAAACGPGYETAPDELVPLLEQARADASAATTLASGGGAAAELAKQVAAARTAQADALQSEVDRLNRPKSSVTADSGKAAGLGDLKERLEQARKQAADLVPSLPRHRAGLAGSVAAGCAALQQLSPELGAGQADDDVPPPQAGPLPQESVTALQDALSAEHAAVWVYGLVTAFLPGDFRSGTENGATAHRDRRDACERLLSAAGATPVATEPAYLPPKPVTDAKSAMVLVATAEADAAAAWRGVLERTDDAAVRTVALRALVGSATRGTSWRKEAGEQPAAVALPGT, encoded by the coding sequence GTGAGAGCAAGACCGACGCCGCTGAGCCGACGGCGCTTCCTGACCGCGGGTGCGCTGCTGGGCACCACCGCGGTGGTGCTGCCGCTGGCCGCCGCGTGCGGCCCCGGCTACGAAACCGCGCCCGACGAGCTGGTCCCGCTGCTGGAGCAGGCCCGTGCGGACGCCTCCGCCGCCACCACACTGGCCTCGGGCGGCGGGGCGGCGGCCGAGCTGGCCAAGCAGGTCGCCGCCGCGCGCACCGCGCAGGCCGACGCGCTGCAGTCCGAAGTGGACAGGCTCAACCGGCCCAAGTCCTCGGTCACCGCCGACAGCGGGAAGGCCGCCGGGCTCGGCGACCTGAAAGAACGGCTGGAGCAGGCCCGCAAGCAGGCCGCGGACCTGGTGCCGTCGCTGCCGCGCCACCGCGCCGGGCTGGCCGGTTCGGTGGCCGCGGGCTGCGCGGCGCTGCAGCAGCTGTCCCCCGAGTTGGGGGCCGGGCAGGCCGACGACGACGTGCCGCCCCCGCAGGCCGGGCCGCTGCCCCAGGAGTCGGTGACCGCGCTGCAGGACGCGCTGTCCGCCGAGCACGCGGCGGTCTGGGTGTACGGCCTGGTCACCGCGTTCCTGCCGGGCGACTTCCGCAGCGGGACCGAGAACGGCGCGACCGCGCACCGCGACCGCCGCGACGCCTGCGAGCGGCTGCTGTCCGCGGCCGGGGCGACGCCGGTCGCCACCGAGCCCGCCTACCTGCCGCCCAAGCCGGTGACCGACGCGAAGTCGGCGATGGTGCTGGTGGCCACGGCCGAGGCGGACGCGGCCGCGGCCTGGCGCGGCGTGCTCGAACGCACCGACGACGCGGCGGTGCGCACGGTCGCGCTGCGCGCGCTGGTCGGCTCGGCCACGCGTGGCACGTCGTGGCGCAAGGAAGCGGGCGAGCAGCCCGCGGCGGTCGCGCTGCCGGGGACCTGA
- a CDS encoding aminotransferase class V-fold PLP-dependent enzyme → MRTAFGEGFDVPAGYLNTPSIGVPPASAADAVAEAVDRWRHGADRPPDFDEVVAASRAGFAALIGVGADRIGTGATVSQLISMVAAGLPDGAKVLVAEGDFTSVTFPFAAQARRGVTVTEVPLAQLADRAEGHDLVAVSVVQSADGSYADLEALRATGVPVLLDATQAVGWQPLDLGWADWVVSACYKFLLAPRGAAWIAVHPRALERTVPHGANWYAGGNPWETVYGLPMRLADGPRSLDLSPTWLSHVGAAVTLPYLASLDLEQVRAHCVKLADSVLIGLGLPERGSAIISLPQPDAPARLTEAGVVCSKRAGRTRLGFHLYNSAEDCELVLNALRPFE, encoded by the coding sequence ATGCGCACCGCTTTCGGGGAAGGGTTCGACGTCCCGGCCGGGTACCTGAACACGCCGAGCATCGGGGTTCCACCCGCTTCGGCCGCCGACGCGGTGGCCGAAGCGGTGGACCGCTGGCGGCACGGCGCGGACCGGCCGCCGGACTTCGACGAGGTGGTGGCGGCCTCACGAGCGGGCTTCGCGGCCCTGATCGGGGTTGGTGCCGACCGGATCGGCACCGGCGCCACCGTCTCGCAGCTGATCTCGATGGTCGCCGCCGGGCTGCCCGACGGGGCGAAGGTGCTGGTCGCCGAGGGCGACTTCACCAGCGTCACCTTCCCGTTCGCGGCCCAGGCCCGGCGCGGTGTCACCGTCACCGAGGTACCGCTGGCGCAGCTCGCTGACCGGGCCGAAGGGCACGACCTGGTGGCGGTGAGCGTGGTCCAGTCCGCCGACGGCAGCTACGCCGATCTCGAGGCGCTGCGGGCCACCGGGGTGCCGGTGCTGCTCGACGCCACGCAGGCCGTCGGCTGGCAGCCGCTCGACCTCGGCTGGGCCGACTGGGTGGTCTCGGCCTGCTACAAGTTCCTGCTCGCGCCCCGCGGGGCCGCGTGGATCGCGGTGCACCCGCGTGCGTTGGAGCGCACGGTCCCGCACGGCGCGAACTGGTACGCGGGCGGCAACCCGTGGGAGACCGTCTACGGCCTGCCCATGCGGCTGGCCGACGGCCCGCGCTCGCTGGACCTCTCGCCGACCTGGTTGTCGCACGTCGGCGCGGCGGTCACGCTGCCGTACCTCGCCTCCCTGGACCTCGAGCAGGTGCGGGCGCACTGCGTGAAGCTGGCCGACTCCGTGCTCATCGGCCTCGGCCTGCCGGAGCGGGGCAGCGCGATCATTTCGCTCCCGCAGCCGGACGCCCCCGCCCGCCTCACCGAGGCCGGGGTGGTGTGCAGCAAGCGGGCCGGCCGGACCCGGCTCGGCTTCCACCTCTACAACTCCGCCGAGGACTGTGAGCTGGTGCTGAACGCGCTGCGCCCGTTCGAGTGA
- a CDS encoding GOLPH3/VPS74 family protein, which produces MSPTELLLPAKVYLLACRGERVPDRQRVGYLVRAAALTELLLRGRVLDHDGIVGAVPGGSTGDAVLDEVLGQIVEGGPRKWRHWVRKEHRRTLDSVEDQLSDGRVIRVERSRFLGRRRVAVRDTAAVSRLRAMVDKALRGDGPVSRISREDAALVALVAAVELKGVATGRDRRRFRDRLQELEERGGAAVPALRKVFRELRQVRMAAAANSGGSG; this is translated from the coding sequence ATGTCACCGACTGAACTTTTGCTGCCCGCCAAGGTGTACTTGCTGGCGTGCCGAGGGGAACGGGTGCCCGATCGGCAGCGCGTGGGCTACCTGGTGCGCGCCGCCGCGCTGACCGAGTTGCTGCTGCGCGGGCGGGTGCTCGATCACGACGGCATCGTCGGCGCGGTGCCCGGCGGATCCACCGGGGACGCCGTGCTCGACGAGGTGCTCGGGCAGATCGTCGAGGGCGGTCCACGCAAATGGCGGCACTGGGTGCGCAAGGAACACCGGCGCACGCTGGATTCGGTGGAAGACCAACTGTCCGACGGGCGGGTGATCCGGGTGGAGCGGTCGCGCTTTCTCGGCCGGCGCCGGGTGGCCGTCCGGGACACCGCGGCCGTGTCGAGGCTGCGTGCCATGGTCGACAAAGCGCTTCGGGGTGACGGTCCGGTGTCGCGCATTTCTCGCGAGGACGCCGCGCTGGTCGCGCTGGTCGCCGCTGTGGAGTTGAAGGGTGTGGCCACGGGCCGGGACCGGCGCCGGTTCCGGGACCGACTGCAAGAACTGGAGGAACGTGGTGGAGCAGCGGTTCCGGCGTTGCGCAAGGTGTTCCGCGAACTGCGCCAGGTGCGCATGGCGGCGGCGGCCAACAGTGGCGGCTCGGGCTAG
- a CDS encoding IS481 family transposase, with protein sequence MTHANAPLTPVGRLRLARCVVDDQWPLRRAAERFQVSVSTARRWAGRYRAEGEAGMIDRSSRPHSSPRRTPTRTERRIIKVRVLRRWGPARIAFFLRLVPSTVHRVLVRFGLARLAHLDRATGRPIRRYERATPGELVHVDIKKLGNIPHGGGHRVLGRAQGRRNARATTTERRNNRAPIGYGYLHNALDDHSRLAYTEILPDEKKETAVAFWHRAQIFFDTHGITVQRVLTDNGSCYKSRLWRDTLTSAGISHKRIRPYRPQANGKVERFNRTLLDEWAHARPYHSETERRAALPPWLHTYHHHRGHTALGGHPPASRVPNLSGQYT encoded by the coding sequence GTGACCCACGCTAACGCACCCTTGACCCCGGTAGGCAGGCTGCGCCTGGCTCGTTGTGTCGTGGACGATCAGTGGCCGCTGCGGCGGGCCGCGGAGCGGTTCCAGGTCTCGGTGTCCACCGCGCGGCGGTGGGCTGGCCGATACCGCGCCGAGGGCGAGGCGGGCATGATCGACCGGTCCTCACGCCCGCATTCCAGCCCGCGCAGAACCCCGACGCGCACCGAGCGGCGGATCATCAAGGTCCGGGTGTTGCGGCGGTGGGGGCCGGCGCGGATCGCGTTCTTCCTGCGCCTGGTGCCTTCCACCGTGCATCGGGTACTGGTCCGGTTCGGCCTGGCGCGGCTGGCCCATCTCGACCGGGCCACCGGCCGCCCGATCCGCCGCTACGAACGCGCCACCCCCGGCGAACTGGTGCACGTGGACATCAAGAAGCTGGGCAACATCCCCCACGGCGGCGGGCACCGGGTACTCGGGCGCGCTCAAGGCCGGCGCAACGCCCGGGCCACCACCACCGAACGCCGCAACAACCGGGCACCGATCGGCTACGGCTACCTGCACAACGCCCTCGACGACCACTCCAGGCTGGCCTACACCGAGATCCTGCCCGATGAGAAGAAGGAAACCGCTGTCGCGTTCTGGCACCGCGCTCAGATCTTCTTTGACACCCACGGAATCACTGTCCAACGGGTACTGACCGACAACGGATCCTGCTACAAGTCCCGCCTCTGGCGCGACACCCTCACCAGCGCGGGCATCAGCCACAAACGCATCCGCCCCTACCGGCCACAGGCCAACGGCAAAGTCGAACGGTTCAACCGCACCCTGCTCGACGAATGGGCCCACGCCCGCCCCTACCACTCCGAAACCGAACGCCGCGCGGCACTACCGCCATGGCTACACACCTACCATCACCACCGCGGCCACACCGCACTCGGCGGCCACCCACCGGCCAGCCGCGTTCCCAACCTCTCAGGTCAGTACACCTAG
- the rimP gene encoding ribosome maturation factor RimP, translating to MAGELAGRLEPIVAEAVSGAGFELDALEVQQAGRRKLVKVVVDGEDGVGLDEVAEVSRTVSAALDEQEHILAGAYTLEVTSPGVDRPLSKPRHWRRARFRQVRVTPAEGAGFVGRVGHCGEDGARMLVDGELRTVRYADVAKAVIEIEFRQPPAEELRLLEGDKINTEEESK from the coding sequence GTGGCAGGAGAACTCGCCGGGCGGCTCGAGCCGATCGTGGCCGAAGCCGTTTCGGGCGCGGGTTTCGAGCTCGATGCCCTCGAGGTGCAGCAGGCGGGCCGCCGCAAGCTGGTCAAGGTCGTCGTCGACGGCGAAGACGGCGTGGGGTTGGATGAGGTGGCCGAGGTCAGCAGGACCGTTTCGGCCGCGCTGGACGAGCAGGAGCACATCCTGGCCGGCGCGTACACCCTGGAGGTCACCTCGCCGGGCGTGGACCGCCCGCTGAGCAAGCCGCGGCACTGGCGCCGCGCGCGGTTCCGGCAGGTCCGGGTGACCCCGGCCGAGGGCGCCGGCTTCGTCGGCCGCGTCGGGCACTGCGGGGAGGACGGCGCGCGCATGCTGGTCGACGGCGAGCTGCGCACCGTCCGGTACGCCGACGTCGCCAAAGCGGTGATCGAGATCGAGTTCCGGCAGCCGCCCGCCGAGGAGCTGCGGCTGCTGGAAGGCGACAAAATCAATACGGAGGAGGAGTCGAAGTGA
- the nusA gene encoding transcription termination factor NusA, which produces MNVDIAALRAIERDKDIPFETVLEAIETALLTAYKHTEGHQPHARIDIDRKTGYVRVLAHTLDDSGQVDEEWDDTPEGFGRIAATTARQVILQRLRDAEHEKTFGEFATKEGEIVAGVIQRDARANARGMVVVQIGGTEGVLPQAEQVAGESYQHGMRIKAYVYAVSRSARGPQIMLSRSHPNLVRKLFALEVPEIADGTVEIAAVAREAGHRSKIAVRSTVPGVNAKGACIGPVGARVRNVMSELAGEKIDIIDYSEDPARFVGNALSPAKVVSVRVVDERAKTARVVVPDFQLSLAIGKEGQNARLAARLTGWRIDIRSDAAGDNADAAEAVSAEPEDGPDPGPAGLDQDSTPRPATTGSAD; this is translated from the coding sequence GTGAACGTCGACATCGCGGCGCTGCGTGCGATCGAGCGGGACAAGGACATCCCCTTCGAAACGGTGCTGGAAGCCATCGAGACCGCGCTGCTGACCGCCTACAAGCACACCGAGGGGCACCAGCCGCACGCCAGGATCGACATCGACCGCAAGACCGGCTACGTGCGCGTGCTCGCGCACACGCTCGACGACAGCGGCCAGGTCGACGAGGAGTGGGACGACACCCCCGAGGGCTTCGGCCGGATCGCGGCGACCACCGCCCGCCAGGTCATCCTGCAGCGGCTGCGCGACGCCGAGCACGAGAAGACCTTCGGCGAGTTCGCCACCAAGGAGGGCGAGATCGTCGCCGGGGTGATCCAGCGCGACGCGCGGGCCAACGCCCGCGGCATGGTGGTGGTGCAGATCGGCGGCACCGAGGGCGTGCTGCCGCAGGCCGAGCAGGTGGCAGGCGAGTCGTACCAGCACGGCATGCGGATCAAGGCCTACGTCTACGCGGTCTCCCGCAGCGCGCGCGGCCCGCAGATCATGCTCTCGCGCAGCCACCCGAACCTGGTGCGCAAGCTGTTCGCGCTGGAGGTGCCGGAGATCGCCGACGGCACGGTCGAGATCGCCGCGGTGGCACGTGAGGCAGGTCACCGTTCCAAGATCGCGGTCCGCTCCACGGTGCCCGGGGTGAACGCCAAGGGCGCCTGCATCGGCCCGGTCGGCGCCCGGGTGCGCAACGTGATGAGCGAGCTGGCCGGCGAGAAGATCGACATCATCGACTACTCGGAGGACCCGGCGCGCTTCGTCGGGAATGCCCTGTCGCCGGCGAAGGTTGTGTCGGTACGGGTGGTGGACGAACGGGCCAAGACCGCGCGCGTGGTGGTCCCGGACTTCCAGTTGTCGCTGGCCATCGGCAAGGAGGGGCAGAACGCCCGCCTCGCCGCGCGGCTGACCGGGTGGCGGATCGACATCCGCAGCGACGCCGCCGGGGACAACGCGGACGCCGCCGAAGCGGTGTCGGCGGAGCCCGAGGACGGTCCGGATCCGGGTCCCGCAGGACTCGATCAGGACTCAACTCCGCGTCCAGCCACAACCGGTTCCGCCGACTGA
- a CDS encoding PH domain-containing protein produces the protein MTTSEETEATWQKLDRRTIYVSALVLAGVAVGAGVPTGIGIASANSLGVALAWVLPAATLLIAGGTAADYLRWLKTRYRVGPERAELHTGLLLVKRRSLARERIRNVDLTANPLLRIFGLVTVKIGTGEQRQGGESTLVLNPVTKAEADRLRRELLNRGSTVDTRVGVDGTLARLDPAWIRYAPISFVVPALGMAAGGAVMQVSDWFGLQDGFVRWMIELFRGFPLVLVILVLAAVLLVVGFVGSLALFVEMWWNYHLEREPGGTLRVRRGLLTTRSISLEERRLRGVEVVEPLGIRLAGAARVDAVATGMVQRQEDDKTDTRTLLPAAPKELADRIAAVVLREERSPTEAALLTAHPLAARGRRLRWSIGSVVLLCAVLVVLGLLLTDVLLHIAWIAALIGLPIAVVLAFEAYKALGHAISGDYLVARSGAVRRATVALQRDGVIGWTVKQSIFQRRARLLTLTATTAAGAGGYHVYDAAQGEGLAFADEAVPGLLGPFLERG, from the coding sequence ATGACCACATCGGAGGAAACCGAAGCCACCTGGCAGAAGCTCGACCGCCGCACGATCTACGTGAGCGCGCTGGTGCTGGCCGGGGTCGCCGTCGGCGCGGGGGTGCCGACCGGGATCGGGATCGCTTCGGCCAATTCGCTCGGCGTCGCGCTGGCCTGGGTGCTGCCCGCGGCCACGCTGCTGATCGCCGGCGGCACGGCGGCGGACTACCTGCGCTGGCTCAAGACGCGGTACCGGGTCGGGCCGGAGCGCGCCGAGCTGCACACCGGGCTGCTGCTGGTGAAGCGCCGGTCGCTGGCCAGGGAACGCATCCGCAACGTGGACCTGACCGCGAACCCGCTGCTGCGGATCTTCGGGCTGGTCACGGTGAAGATCGGCACCGGCGAGCAGCGGCAGGGCGGGGAGAGCACGCTGGTGCTCAACCCGGTCACCAAGGCCGAGGCCGACCGCCTGCGCCGGGAACTGCTGAACCGCGGGTCCACTGTGGACACCCGGGTGGGCGTGGACGGCACGCTGGCCAGGCTGGACCCGGCGTGGATCCGGTACGCCCCGATCTCCTTCGTGGTGCCCGCGCTGGGCATGGCCGCCGGTGGCGCGGTGATGCAGGTGTCGGACTGGTTCGGCCTGCAGGACGGGTTCGTCCGCTGGATGATCGAGCTGTTCCGCGGCTTCCCGCTGGTGCTGGTGATCCTGGTGCTCGCGGCCGTCCTGCTGGTGGTCGGCTTCGTCGGCTCGCTCGCGTTGTTCGTCGAGATGTGGTGGAACTACCACCTCGAACGCGAACCCGGTGGCACGCTGCGCGTCCGCCGCGGGCTGCTCACCACGCGCTCGATCTCGCTGGAGGAACGGCGGCTGCGCGGGGTCGAGGTGGTCGAACCGCTCGGCATCCGGCTGGCCGGCGCGGCCAGGGTGGACGCCGTGGCCACCGGCATGGTGCAGCGCCAGGAGGACGACAAGACCGACACCAGGACGCTGCTGCCCGCCGCGCCCAAGGAACTCGCCGACCGGATCGCCGCGGTGGTGCTGCGGGAGGAACGGTCGCCGACGGAGGCCGCGCTGCTCACCGCGCATCCGCTCGCCGCGCGCGGGCGGCGGCTGAGGTGGTCCATCGGCAGCGTGGTGCTGCTCTGCGCCGTTCTTGTGGTGCTCGGGCTGCTGCTCACCGACGTACTCCTGCACATCGCCTGGATCGCCGCGCTGATCGGGCTGCCGATCGCGGTGGTGCTCGCCTTCGAGGCGTACAAGGCGCTGGGGCACGCCATTTCCGGCGACTACCTGGTGGCCAGGTCCGGGGCGGTGCGGCGGGCCACGGTGGCACTGCAGCGCGACGGCGTGATCGGCTGGACGGTCAAGCAGTCGATCTTCCAGCGGCGGGCCAGGTTGCTCACGCTGACCGCCACCACGGCCGCCGGGGCCGGCGGGTACCACGTGTACGACGCCGCGCAGGGCGAAGGGCTGGCGTTCGCCGACGAGGCGGTGCCCGGACTGCTCGGGCCGTTCCTGGAACGCGGCTAG
- a CDS encoding peptidoglycan-binding protein, with protein MSRRRALTGLGISVLGMTALGATISAAPASAATLKNAAWCNPALGRFPDGGHYGAPRPGGPHAGQDVTNSTGTAVYAAAAGTVIRRSWGGGLGGRTGNAIVLSHGGGIYTYYGHLDAYRVALGKSVSAGQRIADMGATGNVTGPHLHFEVHSGGLGPTVNPVPFLAARGVDLGGGWPRIDPGARGATVTVIQHLLNQRGSELVADGNYGSVSVTAVKRFQQTNGLADDGQVGPATWPKLVPSLNQGARGHHVRGLQVALNKRSAGLLVDGEFAGVTATAVRDFQRANRLVADGNAGPITWRALVG; from the coding sequence TTGTCCCGCCGGCGGGCACTGACCGGGCTCGGGATTTCCGTGCTCGGAATGACCGCGCTGGGCGCGACCATTTCGGCGGCGCCAGCTTCCGCGGCCACGCTGAAGAACGCGGCCTGGTGCAATCCCGCGCTGGGCCGGTTCCCCGACGGCGGCCACTACGGCGCACCGCGCCCGGGCGGCCCGCACGCGGGCCAGGACGTCACCAACTCCACGGGCACCGCGGTCTACGCGGCGGCGGCCGGCACGGTGATCCGCCGCTCCTGGGGCGGCGGGCTCGGCGGCCGCACCGGCAACGCGATCGTGCTCTCCCACGGCGGCGGCATCTACACCTACTACGGCCACCTCGACGCCTATCGCGTCGCGCTCGGCAAGTCCGTGTCGGCGGGCCAGCGCATCGCCGACATGGGCGCGACGGGCAACGTGACCGGACCACACCTGCACTTCGAGGTCCACTCCGGTGGACTGGGCCCGACCGTGAACCCGGTGCCGTTCCTGGCCGCCCGCGGGGTCGATCTCGGCGGCGGCTGGCCCCGGATCGATCCCGGCGCCCGCGGGGCGACCGTGACGGTCATCCAGCACCTGCTGAACCAGCGCGGCTCCGAACTGGTGGCCGACGGCAACTACGGCTCGGTCTCGGTGACCGCGGTGAAGCGGTTCCAGCAGACGAACGGGCTCGCCGACGACGGCCAGGTCGGCCCGGCGACGTGGCCGAAGCTGGTCCCCTCGCTGAACCAAGGGGCCCGCGGCCATCACGTCCGCGGACTCCAGGTCGCGCTCAACAAACGCAGCGCGGGCCTGCTCGTGGACGGCGAGTTCGCTGGTGTGACCGCCACCGCGGTCCGCGACTTCCAGCGCGCGAACCGGCTGGTGGCCGACGGCAACGCGGGCCCGATCACCTGGCGAGCGCTGGTCGGTTAG
- a CDS encoding PH domain-containing protein: MSGTVRLRPPSNELNPRVIGWWRAQSALLFGVPVAVLVVLGLLLPGARFWLLLPAVVLVVAGLPFVVLMPLWWYRVHRWEVTDTAVYVRTGFFWQEWRVAPMSRIQTVDTVRGPLEQGFKLATVTVTTASSKGPIKIAGLDHELAADLAQQLTETTQATPGDAT, encoded by the coding sequence ATGTCGGGGACGGTGCGGCTGCGGCCGCCGAGCAATGAGCTGAATCCACGGGTGATCGGGTGGTGGCGCGCGCAGTCCGCGCTGCTGTTCGGCGTGCCGGTGGCGGTGCTGGTGGTGCTGGGCCTGCTGCTGCCGGGGGCGCGCTTCTGGCTGCTGCTGCCCGCGGTGGTGCTGGTGGTGGCCGGGCTGCCGTTTGTCGTGCTGATGCCGCTGTGGTGGTACCGCGTGCACCGCTGGGAGGTCACCGACACCGCGGTCTACGTGCGCACCGGCTTCTTCTGGCAGGAGTGGCGCGTCGCGCCGATGTCGCGCATCCAGACCGTGGACACCGTGCGCGGCCCGCTGGAGCAGGGGTTCAAACTGGCCACGGTCACCGTGACCACGGCTTCGTCGAAGGGCCCGATCAAGATCGCCGGGCTCGACCACGAACTCGCCGCCGACCTGGCGCAGCAGCTCACCGAGACCACCCAGGCCACGCCAGGGGACGCGACATGA